A genomic region of Runella rosea contains the following coding sequences:
- a CDS encoding heparinase II/III domain-containing protein translates to MKKLVILTIVLFSQWGLLQSYAQVTQRNILGNKYSLEAVKQSLIPQNQFKPYPKTVGEWKAALPDSVIVRTIKAGEALLDYKFEPISATTSLDFVRSGDRERHSKISFGKRNALIDLVLAESIEDKGRFTEAILNGVWSICEESFWGVPAHISGTGLPNVEDNIVDLFAAETASVLAFTDYFVGDKLDKINKLIRKRIYHETNQRLFIPMLKNPDRYGWMSKKNAVNNWNPWIMSNWMTATLLLEKDEARRAESLHGAMLGLDLYLNGLGEDGGCDEGPSYWFAAGACVFDCLELLDEATKNKVAIYNEPLIQKMASYVYKTHISNDYFVNFADADPKLKPDGVMLYRFGQKINDPQLQQFGKWAIEKYPTAISNNGFHRMRKVQNLLTFKNIEPAKSSYEPVRNAWFNDIQVLTTRADNGFYMATHGGHNAESHNHNDVGDFLLYANGEPVIIDAGRGNYTARTFSSKRYELWFTQSQYHNLPIINGLGQIAGRSYEATNVKSTINDKESSLSMNIAPSYDKAAGIAAWNRTVKLNRAKNTVEINDDYALNQKPNSLQQIFMTVCDIDTATPGKVIFKTWKNQTVTLQYDPKLWSISTDLPSTDGMEYVSFKTKWDNHPVQRIILTNKTLAQKGKYGFTIGMN, encoded by the coding sequence ATGAAAAAACTCGTTATCCTCACGATTGTTTTATTTAGCCAATGGGGGCTGCTACAAAGCTACGCTCAAGTCACCCAGCGCAACATTTTAGGGAATAAATACTCCTTGGAAGCCGTCAAACAATCCCTGATTCCACAAAATCAATTCAAGCCTTATCCCAAAACCGTTGGCGAGTGGAAAGCGGCCCTCCCCGACTCCGTCATTGTGCGCACCATCAAGGCAGGAGAAGCTTTATTAGATTATAAATTTGAACCCATCTCGGCAACAACTTCGCTTGACTTTGTGCGCTCTGGCGACCGCGAGCGTCACAGCAAAATTTCTTTTGGCAAGCGTAACGCGTTGATTGATTTGGTCTTAGCTGAAAGCATTGAAGACAAAGGCCGCTTTACGGAAGCCATTCTCAACGGCGTTTGGTCCATCTGTGAAGAAAGCTTTTGGGGGGTTCCCGCCCACATCAGCGGTACAGGGTTGCCCAACGTAGAGGATAATATCGTTGATCTTTTTGCCGCCGAAACCGCGTCCGTTTTGGCATTTACCGACTATTTTGTGGGTGACAAACTCGATAAAATCAACAAGCTAATCCGTAAGCGCATTTACCACGAAACCAACCAACGGCTATTTATTCCGATGCTCAAAAATCCCGACCGTTATGGCTGGATGAGTAAAAAAAATGCGGTCAATAACTGGAATCCGTGGATTATGTCCAACTGGATGACGGCCACGCTGCTGCTCGAAAAAGACGAAGCCCGTCGTGCTGAATCGCTGCATGGCGCCATGCTAGGATTGGATTTGTACCTAAACGGACTGGGCGAAGACGGTGGCTGCGACGAAGGTCCGAGTTATTGGTTTGCGGCGGGAGCCTGCGTGTTTGACTGCCTCGAATTGCTCGACGAAGCCACAAAAAACAAGGTGGCCATTTACAATGAACCGTTGATTCAGAAAATGGCGTCGTATGTGTACAAAACCCATATTTCGAACGATTACTTCGTCAACTTCGCCGATGCCGACCCCAAACTCAAACCCGACGGCGTCATGCTGTATCGTTTCGGGCAAAAAATTAACGACCCACAATTGCAACAGTTTGGCAAATGGGCCATCGAGAAATACCCAACGGCCATTTCCAACAATGGCTTCCACCGGATGCGAAAGGTTCAGAACCTGCTGACTTTCAAGAACATTGAACCAGCCAAAAGCAGCTACGAACCCGTAAGAAACGCGTGGTTTAACGACATTCAAGTACTGACCACCCGCGCCGACAACGGTTTTTATATGGCGACCCACGGCGGCCACAATGCCGAAAGCCACAACCACAACGACGTGGGCGATTTTCTGCTCTACGCCAACGGAGAGCCGGTCATCATCGACGCGGGACGTGGGAATTACACGGCCCGCACGTTTTCGTCCAAGCGCTACGAACTGTGGTTTACGCAATCACAGTACCATAACCTACCCATCATCAACGGCTTAGGACAAATCGCGGGCCGTAGCTACGAAGCCACCAACGTAAAAAGCACCATTAACGACAAAGAATCATCGTTGAGTATGAACATTGCGCCGAGCTACGACAAAGCCGCTGGTATTGCGGCTTGGAACCGTACCGTCAAGTTGAACCGCGCCAAAAACACGGTAGAAATCAACGACGATTACGCGCTCAATCAAAAGCCAAATTCGTTGCAGCAAATCTTCATGACCGTTTGCGACATCGACACCGCCACGCCTGGAAAAGTCATCTTCAAGACGTGGAAAAACCAAACCGTTACGCTGCAATATGATCCCAAACTTTGGAGCATTTCTACCGACTTACCTTCTACCGACGGCATGGAATACGTGAGTTTCAAAACCAAGTGGGACAACCACCCCGTACAGCGTATCATCCTGACCAACAAAACATTGGCCCAAAAAGGAAAGTACGGATTTACGATAGGAATGAATTAA